In a single window of the Trichocoleus sp. FACHB-46 genome:
- a CDS encoding YciI family protein translates to MKYMLLIYMDENALSETEREHCYAKSAQLAQELNAKGQYLSTAPLHPVATATSIQVRDGKSLITDGPFAETREQLGGFFLIDAQDLDEAIAIAAQIPGARVGTVEIRPVLEVAGLPKQQ, encoded by the coding sequence ATGAAATACATGCTGCTGATCTACATGGATGAAAACGCCCTGAGCGAAACCGAGCGGGAGCATTGCTATGCGAAATCTGCTCAACTCGCCCAAGAACTTAACGCCAAGGGACAATATCTGTCAACCGCTCCACTTCACCCTGTCGCCACGGCAACCAGCATCCAAGTGCGTGACGGCAAATCACTGATAACGGATGGACCGTTTGCCGAAACCCGCGAACAATTGGGTGGTTTTTTCCTCATTGATGCTCAGGATCTCGATGAGGCGATCGCGATCGCGGCTCAGATTCCAGGAGCACGAGTCGGAACTGTTGAAATTCGTCCGGTGCTTGAAGTCGCAGGTTTGCCGAAGCAGCAGTGA
- a CDS encoding nuclear transport factor 2 family protein, translating into MPSDITEMTNETLIRELLEKWADATRLGNHDEVLISHASDVTIFDVLPPLKYEGADAYRQSWDEWQPTTESPGLFEIHDLKITTGQDVAFAHCFIQCGSIQPNGMTFEDWVRATFCLCKLEGRWLVTHQHISMPIGNQSGSS; encoded by the coding sequence ATGCCAAGTGACATCACCGAAATGACCAATGAAACGCTAATCAGAGAACTGTTAGAAAAATGGGCAGACGCAACCCGTTTGGGAAACCATGACGAAGTTCTAATTTCCCATGCATCCGATGTCACGATCTTCGATGTGTTGCCGCCGCTGAAGTATGAGGGAGCCGATGCCTATCGCCAAAGCTGGGACGAGTGGCAACCCACCACTGAAAGTCCAGGTCTATTTGAGATTCACGATCTCAAAATCACGACAGGTCAGGACGTAGCCTTTGCGCACTGCTTTATCCAGTGCGGTAGCATTCAACCCAATGGCATGACATTCGAGGACTGGGTCCGGGCAACGTTCTGCCTCTGCAAACTGGAGGGCAGATGGTTGGTCACGCATCAGCATATTTCAATGCCAATCGGCAATCAATCAGGAAGCA